The following coding sequences are from one Paenibacillus sp. FSL R5-0912 window:
- a CDS encoding spore germination protein, translating to MEPDTQNIPTLRHILNEFDQCADLSHRRFPELSADIVYFPHTVDNNLLIQEILRPFDRLQADGLDKLFLQSQFVETRESKAVVVGILEGCVAVFHGEAVYLLDAYGQEGRSVQQSETETVIAGPHDAFVESAPTNLSLIRRRIKSSHLKIIQCEIGEISKTTVYILYIKDIANLKYVRDLQNRINRIETDAINDGGTLTQFIEDMPNSVFPQFLTTERPDVAVSKLAAGRIITIVDNSPTAISAPSSFFEFFSSPDDYYQRWALGTGLRLLRFLALVITISFTAMYVSVTTFHYEMIPEALLRTLAESRNRVPFPPVYEALLMEIMIELLREAGARLPTKIGQTIGIVGGIVIGQAAVQAGLTSNVLIIAVASSAIASFVIPSYMMSASIRLIRFGIIILTGIWGNIGLVMGIALIVIHLSNLTSLGSSYLTPIAPMKTGDWKDVFIRAPFSKLNSRPSQSKTMNSIRQKNKK from the coding sequence ATGGAACCGGACACACAGAATATTCCTACCCTGCGGCATATTCTTAATGAATTCGATCAGTGTGCGGATCTCAGCCACCGGCGCTTTCCTGAACTCTCCGCCGATATTGTGTATTTCCCGCATACGGTGGATAACAATCTGCTAATCCAGGAAATATTGCGGCCCTTTGACCGGCTTCAAGCGGATGGGCTGGATAAGTTGTTCCTCCAGTCCCAATTTGTTGAGACAAGGGAGTCCAAAGCTGTGGTGGTCGGCATACTGGAGGGCTGTGTAGCTGTCTTCCACGGGGAAGCTGTCTACTTACTGGACGCCTACGGCCAGGAAGGCCGCAGTGTACAGCAGTCGGAAACGGAGACGGTAATTGCCGGCCCTCACGATGCTTTTGTAGAATCCGCTCCTACGAACCTGAGCTTAATCCGCCGCCGGATCAAAAGCTCGCATCTGAAAATTATCCAGTGTGAGATCGGAGAAATTTCCAAAACAACTGTGTACATCCTTTATATCAAGGATATTGCCAATCTTAAATATGTCCGGGATCTGCAGAACCGGATCAACCGGATTGAGACAGATGCGATTAATGACGGGGGGACGCTGACCCAATTCATTGAGGATATGCCGAATTCGGTCTTCCCGCAGTTTCTGACTACGGAAAGACCTGATGTGGCTGTGTCGAAGCTGGCCGCCGGACGGATCATCACCATCGTTGACAATAGTCCCACAGCGATCAGTGCGCCATCCTCCTTTTTTGAATTCTTCTCATCACCGGATGATTACTACCAGCGCTGGGCACTGGGAACGGGACTGCGGCTGCTCCGGTTTCTGGCTCTTGTAATAACGATTTCATTCACGGCGATGTATGTGTCGGTAACTACCTTTCATTATGAGATGATTCCGGAAGCACTGCTCCGAACGTTGGCCGAATCACGGAACAGGGTGCCGTTTCCTCCTGTTTATGAAGCGCTGCTGATGGAAATCATGATCGAGCTGCTGCGGGAAGCCGGAGCGCGTCTGCCAACCAAAATTGGCCAGACGATCGGGATCGTAGGCGGGATTGTGATTGGTCAAGCGGCTGTACAGGCTGGTCTGACAAGTAATGTGCTTATTATCGCAGTAGCCTCATCTGCCATTGCCTCTTTTGTAATTCCCAGCTATATGATGAGCGCCTCCATCCGCCTGATCCGCTTCGGAATCATAATACTCACCGGAATATGGGGCAATATTGGACTTGTAATGGGTATAGCCCTGATCGTAATTCATTTATCCAACCTGACGAGTCTGGGCTCGTCCTATCTGACCCCTATTGCTCCTATGAAGACGGGAGACTGGAAGGATGTATTTATCCGTGCTCCTTTCTCGAAGCTGAACAGCCGTCCGTCCCAGAGTAAGACCATGAATTCTATCAGGCAAAAAAACAAAAAGTAG
- a CDS encoding alpha/beta fold hydrolase has product MRDYTTELPPHTEKYIGENDLYLQIFAGRNLPEDADRRPPLLFVHGAFTGSWMWSKYIPHFIREGWTCYVMNLRSHYRSRVLDMTEITFGDYLEDISEVIAECGAPPIVIGFSMGGILSQKLAETAVLAGLMLIDSSICKEVHDRVPYRDIVRTQPGLVVPAPVREELTSIDESAEDIAFQRKYLTMESAKAFSAFSYHYGADGIPVDSRSITCPCLVIHAVNSAEDDRRGKVNAEHFHAEYKGLWNTTHTGLLVGQRYLEAVETVLEWLRRLF; this is encoded by the coding sequence GTGAGAGATTACACGACAGAATTGCCGCCGCATACAGAGAAATACATCGGAGAGAACGATCTGTATCTGCAGATATTTGCAGGAAGGAACCTCCCGGAAGACGCTGACCGCAGGCCTCCTTTACTGTTCGTGCATGGTGCCTTTACCGGAAGCTGGATGTGGAGCAAATACATTCCCCATTTTATCCGTGAAGGCTGGACCTGTTATGTCATGAATCTGAGAAGCCATTACAGAAGCAGAGTGCTGGATATGACGGAGATAACCTTCGGGGACTATCTGGAGGATATCAGCGAGGTTATCGCTGAGTGCGGGGCTCCGCCTATTGTGATCGGGTTCAGCATGGGCGGGATTCTGAGCCAAAAGCTGGCGGAAACGGCAGTTCTAGCTGGGCTTATGCTGATCGACTCAAGTATTTGTAAGGAGGTTCATGACCGGGTGCCTTACCGGGACATCGTCCGGACACAACCTGGCCTCGTAGTGCCTGCCCCGGTTCGTGAGGAGCTTACAAGCATAGATGAATCGGCAGAGGATATAGCTTTCCAAAGGAAGTACCTGACCATGGAGTCTGCCAAGGCGTTTAGCGCTTTTTCTTATCATTACGGTGCGGACGGAATTCCGGTAGACAGCCGGTCCATTACTTGCCCTTGTCTGGTTATCCATGCTGTTAACAGTGCGGAGGACGACCGCAGGGGCAAAGTAAACGCAGAGCATTTTCATGCAGAATATAAAGGCCTGTGGAACACCACCCATACCGGTCTGCTCGTAGGGCAGCGGTATCTGGAAGCAGTGGAGACTGTTCTGGAGTGGCTGAGAAGATTATTTTAG
- a CDS encoding MarR family winged helix-turn-helix transcriptional regulator, whose product MISLISKIREKVNRFIALEMVKQGIEGIGTSHGDIIYALLQKPRLTMAEISAKINKDKSTVTALVDKLVRLGMVTKEREKEDTRFVYVALTGKGRELETVFEAISADMLEQFYLNVTEQEKEALLSILIKINNNF is encoded by the coding sequence GTGATTTCGCTGATCTCCAAGATCAGAGAGAAGGTTAACCGGTTCATTGCCCTAGAGATGGTGAAGCAGGGCATAGAGGGGATAGGCACTTCGCACGGGGACATTATTTATGCGCTGCTGCAGAAGCCTAGGCTTACTATGGCAGAGATCTCCGCCAAAATTAATAAAGACAAATCGACCGTCACGGCACTGGTTGATAAGCTGGTCCGGCTTGGTATGGTGACGAAAGAAAGAGAGAAGGAGGATACCAGGTTTGTGTACGTTGCTCTGACGGGGAAGGGGAGGGAGCTGGAAACGGTTTTTGAGGCGATATCCGCAGACATGCTGGAGCAGTTTTACCTCAATGTCACCGAACAGGAGAAGGAAGCACTGCTGAGCATTTTAATTAAAATCAATAACAACTTCTAA
- a CDS encoding winged helix-turn-helix transcriptional regulator, whose amino-acid sequence MKEYHLGIEATLEILGGKWKALIICNLMSGKKRTSELQRIIPGISQKVLIQQLRELERDGMIGRQVYHQMPPKVEYYITEYGTTANGIIDVMCSWGRANIAIRQQQGEEVMLLENIPND is encoded by the coding sequence ATGAAAGAATATCATTTAGGCATAGAAGCAACACTTGAAATTCTCGGAGGAAAGTGGAAAGCGTTAATCATATGTAATCTAATGTCGGGTAAGAAACGGACAAGTGAATTACAGCGCATTATCCCGGGCATCTCGCAAAAGGTTCTGATCCAGCAGCTCCGCGAACTTGAAAGGGACGGAATGATCGGCAGACAGGTCTATCATCAAATGCCGCCCAAAGTTGAATATTATATAACGGAATATGGAACAACAGCCAATGGAATTATTGACGTAATGTGTTCATGGGGCAGAGCCAACATTGCAATCAGACAGCAGCAGGGTGAAGAAGTAATGTTGCTGGAAAATATTCCGAACGATTAG
- a CDS encoding NAD(P)H-dependent oxidoreductase has product MKTLVILAHPNIEASRVNKRWKQELHQHTDEITVHEIYKEYPDWSIDVPKEQGLLEAHSHIIFQFPLYWYSYPPLLKKWLDNVFTHGWAYGSNGNKLRGKKLGVAMSIGDKQDNYQAAGSVSFTVDEVIAPFKASAVHVGAIALPYFAVFGASFQASDEEINQSAADYFQYIIEYR; this is encoded by the coding sequence ATGAAAACCCTTGTGATCCTAGCACATCCAAATATCGAAGCTTCAAGAGTAAACAAAAGATGGAAACAAGAGCTGCATCAGCATACAGATGAAATTACGGTCCATGAGATTTATAAGGAGTACCCGGACTGGAGCATTGATGTTCCGAAAGAGCAAGGATTACTCGAAGCACATAGCCATATTATTTTTCAATTTCCTTTATATTGGTATAGTTACCCGCCTTTACTGAAAAAGTGGCTGGATAACGTCTTCACTCACGGCTGGGCATATGGTTCAAACGGGAATAAGCTGAGAGGAAAGAAGCTGGGGGTAGCTATGTCAATCGGTGATAAGCAAGACAATTACCAGGCAGCCGGTTCCGTTTCTTTTACTGTAGATGAGGTGATAGCACCGTTTAAAGCCAGCGCCGTGCATGTGGGTGCGATCGCATTACCCTATTTCGCGGTCTTCGGAGCCTCCTTTCAGGCTAGTGATGAAGAAATCAATCAGAGCGCAGCGGACTACTTCCAATATATTATTGAGTATAGATAA
- a CDS encoding SagB/ThcOx family dehydrogenase, protein MSRYEQQRNFLKSNFHEFKHIKTDKIKGIAQPPMVKPFDPESLIIDLPKVSRDVGSKENIFDCIGQRRSTRFYSADTLSLEELSYLLWATQGITGMSKNGLTLRTVPCSGATHTFETYLMIMRVEGIPQGIYRYLPVEHKLSFMFELDQLEQKIDAITLDQPFVPNFARKASVLFAWSTTPYRSEWKYDISAHKKILIDVGHVCQNLYLASESIGAGACAIGIYDQKLIDEVLELDGDEEFVIYLGAVGKKRE, encoded by the coding sequence ATGAGCAGATATGAACAACAAAGAAATTTTCTGAAATCCAATTTTCATGAGTTCAAACATATTAAAACAGACAAGATCAAAGGAATTGCCCAGCCGCCAATGGTTAAGCCGTTTGATCCGGAATCACTAATTATTGATCTGCCGAAGGTTAGCAGAGATGTAGGGAGTAAAGAGAATATCTTTGATTGTATCGGGCAAAGAAGAAGTACACGCTTCTATTCTGCGGACACTTTAAGTCTGGAGGAGTTATCCTATTTACTATGGGCTACCCAAGGGATTACCGGTATGAGCAAGAATGGGCTTACGCTACGGACCGTGCCCTGCAGTGGGGCGACACACACCTTTGAAACCTATTTAATGATTATGCGGGTAGAGGGCATTCCGCAAGGAATCTACAGGTACCTTCCGGTGGAGCATAAGCTCTCATTTATGTTTGAATTAGATCAGCTGGAACAGAAGATTGATGCGATCACTCTGGATCAGCCCTTTGTCCCTAACTTTGCCCGCAAAGCTTCCGTGCTGTTTGCCTGGAGTACCACACCCTACCGCTCTGAATGGAAATATGATATTTCCGCTCACAAAAAAATCCTCATCGATGTAGGACATGTCTGCCAGAACCTGTATTTAGCCAGTGAATCCATCGGTGCAGGCGCTTGCGCCATTGGCATCTATGATCAGAAGCTGATTGATGAGGTATTGGAGTTAGACGGCGATGAGGAGTTTGTTATCTATCTTGGCGCAGTGGGGAAGAAACGGGAATAG
- a CDS encoding tetratricopeptide repeat protein, with protein MSTDAEGLSNLGITYQVNKQYEEAIKCNKIAVELEPQNAEYQQRLGISYHANKQYKEAIDAKKKAVELEPKNAEYLDSLGISYFINKQYEEAIKFMKNAVGIEPDNAKYLDNLSTIYHTIEQYEEAIEFTKRAVEQEPENASYLNSLSLSYHVDGQYKEAIVASKKAVELEPNNAEYYEGLSASYHANGQYEEAIVASKKAVELEPNNAEYYEGLSASYHANGQYEEAIVVSKKAVELEPNNAEYLDSLSISLRANGQHTEAINALKKAVELEPNKAAYRVGLSKSYLKNRQFEKAIAAAKKVLELEPNNAEYHDSLSESYQLNGEYEKAIEAAKKAVELESNNAHYHHSLGASYYANGQNEEAIKEYETAIALQPTNNQYYDDLALVYLRLSNGKKALEVLDNAIEIDKAKTDNRKAMLYYNYVFLDYVYTGNINNSRTYLEEGKKAYLNNPRKQSINKFLNIFSGSNLFKNVNNSKIISTLSERIELIRIFAEIHSDVLGDTQYYFLSKIVSTFRDYPKIQSNLIGIHLSMKQIMKQCAISIPEGAELAHYSRLENLNYLVKKSGDPAFLRLNNAAYMNDPSEGLVFISTLKECHGCDGSLLNKVYDRFVNEDTNMQASDVYLFSLTLLVDELPMWAQYGDKGHGCCLVIRNDFFDSVNEDIQHDIIGNRENGHTYVNPYIPYRVIYVKSIDNEIQLSMANVTGDDDSQSIDQIKVELDNIVKYIQAASNICQSNENLENSLIEHLRESIDQIRYLFKTTVYEYEEELRLIRYEPINSNEIQLNNASSPVPTLYVERTGENLRYSKIILGPKVEEANRIVPYLKYVDSSLEVKKSNVPFR; from the coding sequence ATGTCAACTGACGCGGAAGGTCTTTCTAATCTAGGTATAACATATCAAGTGAACAAACAATATGAAGAAGCCATAAAATGCAATAAAATAGCAGTTGAACTGGAACCCCAAAATGCAGAATATCAGCAACGTTTAGGAATATCATATCATGCCAATAAACAATATAAGGAAGCCATAGATGCCAAAAAGAAGGCAGTCGAGCTAGAACCTAAAAATGCAGAATATCTAGATAGTTTAGGCATATCATATTTCATAAACAAACAATATGAGGAAGCTATAAAATTCATGAAAAATGCGGTCGGAATAGAACCGGATAATGCGAAATATCTGGATAATTTAAGTACAATTTATCATACAATAGAGCAATATGAGGAAGCTATTGAATTTACGAAAAGAGCTGTTGAACAGGAACCTGAGAACGCAAGTTATTTAAACAGTTTGAGTTTATCATACCATGTTGATGGACAATATAAGGAAGCTATAGTGGCTTCAAAAAAAGCGGTAGAACTAGAACCGAACAATGCAGAATATTATGAGGGTCTGAGTGCATCTTATCATGCAAACGGGCAATATGAGGAAGCTATAGTGGCTTCAAAAAAAGCGGTAGAACTAGAACCAAACAATGCAGAATATTATGAGGGTCTGAGTGCATCTTATCATGCAAACGGGCAATATGAGGAAGCTATAGTAGTTTCAAAGAAAGCGGTAGAGCTAGAACCAAACAATGCAGAATATCTTGACAGTTTGAGTATATCGTTACGGGCAAACGGACAACATACAGAAGCTATAAATGCTCTGAAAAAAGCAGTGGAGTTAGAACCAAATAAAGCAGCGTATCGTGTGGGTTTAAGTAAATCTTATTTGAAAAATAGACAATTTGAGAAAGCCATAGCGGCAGCGAAAAAAGTACTTGAATTAGAACCAAACAACGCAGAGTATCATGACAGTTTAAGCGAATCGTATCAATTAAACGGAGAATATGAGAAAGCCATAGAAGCAGCGAAAAAGGCAGTTGAGCTAGAGTCCAACAACGCACATTATCATCACAGTTTAGGTGCGTCCTATTATGCAAATGGACAAAATGAGGAGGCTATTAAGGAATACGAAACAGCTATAGCTTTACAACCAACTAATAACCAATATTATGATGATTTAGCGTTAGTTTATCTAAGGCTTTCAAATGGTAAAAAAGCTCTTGAAGTACTTGATAATGCTATAGAAATTGATAAAGCAAAAACTGATAATCGAAAAGCCATGTTGTATTATAATTATGTTTTTTTAGACTATGTATATACAGGTAATATTAACAACTCCAGAACCTATCTTGAGGAGGGGAAGAAAGCATATCTAAACAACCCGAGAAAACAAAGTATAAATAAGTTTTTGAATATATTTTCCGGATCGAATCTATTTAAAAATGTAAATAATTCCAAAATTATTAGTACTTTAAGTGAAAGAATTGAACTAATAAGAATTTTCGCGGAAATTCATTCAGATGTACTTGGCGATACTCAATATTATTTTTTATCTAAGATAGTCTCAACATTTAGGGATTATCCTAAGATTCAGTCAAATTTGATTGGTATTCATCTCAGTATGAAGCAAATTATGAAGCAGTGCGCGATTTCAATTCCGGAAGGTGCTGAACTTGCTCATTATTCTAGACTTGAAAATTTAAACTATCTTGTCAAGAAAAGTGGTGATCCTGCATTCCTAAGATTAAACAATGCTGCATATATGAACGATCCCTCAGAAGGGCTAGTATTTATTTCAACACTTAAGGAATGCCATGGATGCGATGGCTCATTACTAAACAAGGTTTATGATCGGTTTGTTAATGAGGATACAAACATGCAAGCAAGCGATGTTTATTTATTTAGTTTAACTTTACTAGTAGACGAACTGCCTATGTGGGCACAATATGGTGATAAAGGCCATGGATGCTGTTTAGTTATTCGGAATGATTTTTTTGATAGTGTTAATGAGGATATTCAACATGATATTATTGGAAACCGTGAAAATGGGCATACATATGTTAATCCATATATCCCGTATCGGGTAATCTACGTTAAAAGTATTGATAATGAAATACAGCTTAGTATGGCTAATGTAACTGGCGATGATGATAGTCAAAGTATAGATCAGATAAAAGTGGAGCTTGATAATATTGTGAAGTATATCCAAGCTGCTTCAAATATATGCCAAAGCAATGAAAATTTGGAGAATTCATTGATTGAACATTTAAGGGAGTCCATTGATCAGATTAGGTATTTATTCAAAACAACGGTTTACGAATATGAGGAAGAACTCCGTTTGATACGTTATGAACCCATCAATTCTAATGAAATTCAGCTAAACAATGCAAGTTCTCCAGTTCCAACCCTCTATGTTGAACGTACTGGTGAAAACCTTCGGTATTCTAAAATTATACTTGGACCCAAAGTAGAGGAAGCTAATAGAATCGTACCTTACTTGAAATATGTCGACTCTTCTCTTGAAGTGAAGAAATCTAATGTTCCATTTCGTTAA
- a CDS encoding beta-N-acetylhexosaminidase family protein: MTMPLRERQYYFRDYYDQGEELVLEGQQLRIGLTSKFSMIQKWEWPLAADGPIVIIEPLQEGEAPAPGNATLELEYEGSLKADGYRLDIRKDGKITIAASNKRGLRYGMDALHHLLRIDEGKCRLPVATLHDEPSFPVRGIIEGFYGTPWSFDDRMDAVRYMAAHRMNAFMHAPKDDLYHRELWREPYPEAMFAQIRELKQECDVQLVDFYYCISPGNDLQFRSEDDFASLEAKLGAMIAIGVRHFALLMDDIDYALSGENLHYLERSGLAHAYVANRVYDYLSRQLQKVTLVMCPSEYWSSWDTEYKRDIREKLHTDIKVFWTGSSVFARQVGSRDARNNYSYYGHELWLWDNIPVNDADYDRLFLDPVRGRYSQLDQTGHQAVVANPMVQWECSKITLNTMAHYMWNSERYMPELSWELSVREFAGELADDMMFFCSQNLNSQLYSGGYEELKEALQSKDIPRLDLYFDRLESVSYRLLEMENSKFKEEAGPWLQRALADVELWRALRQKVAGTPLPGADEELRKRAEACQAFEVRLGSDPAWKAAEAWGFAVREGKDGYRLTVDAEAGI, encoded by the coding sequence ATGACTATGCCGCTACGGGAACGGCAGTATTACTTCCGGGACTACTACGATCAGGGTGAGGAGCTGGTGCTGGAAGGGCAGCAGCTGAGAATCGGGCTGACTTCAAAGTTCTCCATGATCCAGAAGTGGGAGTGGCCGCTTGCTGCGGATGGCCCGATTGTAATTATTGAACCGCTACAAGAAGGAGAGGCACCCGCACCGGGCAATGCCACGCTGGAGCTTGAATATGAGGGATCGCTTAAGGCGGATGGCTACCGGCTGGACATCCGTAAGGACGGAAAAATTACAATTGCAGCCTCCAATAAGCGAGGACTAAGGTATGGGATGGATGCTCTGCACCACCTGCTGCGCATAGATGAAGGGAAGTGCCGGTTGCCCGTGGCTACCCTTCACGATGAGCCTTCTTTTCCAGTCCGCGGCATTATTGAGGGCTTCTATGGCACGCCGTGGAGCTTTGATGACCGGATGGATGCTGTGCGCTATATGGCGGCTCACCGCATGAACGCCTTCATGCATGCTCCCAAGGATGATCTCTATCACCGTGAGCTGTGGCGTGAGCCTTATCCTGAGGCTATGTTTGCCCAGATACGTGAGCTGAAGCAGGAATGTGACGTCCAACTGGTAGACTTCTATTATTGCATTAGTCCGGGGAACGATCTGCAGTTTCGCAGTGAAGATGATTTTGCCAGTCTGGAAGCGAAGCTGGGGGCGATGATCGCCATCGGTGTCCGGCATTTCGCTCTGCTCATGGACGACATCGACTACGCATTGTCTGGGGAGAACCTCCATTACCTGGAGCGCTCCGGACTGGCGCACGCCTATGTGGCCAACCGTGTCTATGACTATTTGAGCCGTCAGTTGCAGAAGGTTACTCTGGTGATGTGCCCCTCTGAGTACTGGTCCTCCTGGGATACCGAATATAAGCGGGATATCCGCGAGAAGCTGCATACGGACATCAAGGTATTCTGGACCGGCTCTTCGGTCTTCGCCCGGCAAGTCGGAAGCAGGGATGCACGGAATAATTACAGCTATTACGGACATGAGCTGTGGCTGTGGGACAACATACCCGTCAATGATGCCGACTACGACCGGCTGTTTCTGGACCCGGTTCGCGGACGTTATTCGCAGCTTGATCAGACCGGACACCAGGCAGTGGTAGCGAATCCGATGGTTCAATGGGAATGCTCCAAGATTACACTGAACACAATGGCCCACTACATGTGGAACAGTGAGCGTTATATGCCGGAGCTTTCCTGGGAGCTGTCGGTCCGGGAGTTCGCCGGAGAGCTGGCAGACGATATGATGTTCTTCTGCAGCCAGAATCTAAATAGCCAGCTCTATAGCGGTGGATATGAGGAACTGAAAGAGGCCTTGCAGAGCAAGGATATCCCGAGGCTTGATTTGTATTTCGACCGCCTGGAGAGCGTCTCCTACCGGTTACTTGAAATGGAGAATTCCAAGTTTAAGGAAGAGGCAGGGCCCTGGCTGCAAAGAGCGCTGGCGGATGTAGAGCTGTGGAGAGCCTTGCGGCAGAAGGTTGCCGGCACGCCTCTGCCCGGAGCCGATGAAGAATTGCGTAAGCGGGCTGAAGCCTGTCAGGCCTTTGAGGTCCGGCTGGGAAGTGATCCCGCCTGGAAAGCCGCCGAAGCCTGGGGATTTGCTGTCAGAGAAGGAAAGGACGGATACCGGCTGACGGTGGATGCGGAGGCTGGAATATAA
- a CDS encoding family 10 glycosylhydrolase gives MTFARRSGFKAVLGIVLVSSVAGGSLPLPAQAEDQSNPPFETEVIVRTVNQFKNMADVQNFIGLSTSYGVDVISMNVKQDEDDEVPSGSVFYQSNIAPIAQGYQNFDALQAVITAAHAAGIKVHAWIPQFHDQQAFLAHDEWQMQALVDGVQTPFTGSNGNEYFVNPIHHEVQQYERSIIQEVIENYDVDGVVLDWIRFDNYNMDVSDYTVAKYQAEFGYSPLSIDFDTDSPQRQQWNEWRTEQIGQYVGDIREDIAASPNPDVQLGVYILPPEFTEVGQNVAKFKDEIDFVAPMAYFDDWEFNSDWVYSTSYGILKDTSDRISGSAADIVATLDNDWTDDQYQEVYKGIRENYPDVKRLAFFAYGAWPEDELANIHERETWPTPGWTAPVEQDYPAQLPAVWKARNIGSMPGNATYNASNKQFTLSSSSTDIWGNADQLNYIYQPVSGNAEIVVKVQSTSWLDGWAKAGIMIRESLVHNSKHADMMLTPGNGATFQYRAETAGDMTDHTAAASAPKWLKLTRTGNTFKGSISASGSSWQTVGTVQIPMKRKVYIGIALSNPGNDSRGKAVFGNVKVTD, from the coding sequence ATGACATTTGCACGGAGATCGGGGTTCAAGGCAGTGCTGGGTATCGTGTTGGTTTCTTCGGTAGCGGGTGGTTCCCTTCCCCTTCCGGCCCAGGCCGAGGACCAGAGCAATCCCCCTTTCGAGACGGAAGTGATTGTACGGACCGTGAACCAGTTCAAGAACATGGCGGATGTGCAGAATTTCATCGGGCTGTCCACAAGCTACGGGGTCGATGTCATCAGCATGAACGTGAAGCAGGATGAAGATGATGAGGTTCCGTCCGGCAGTGTATTTTATCAGAGTAATATCGCGCCCATTGCCCAGGGCTACCAGAATTTCGATGCCCTGCAGGCTGTCATTACGGCAGCTCATGCCGCAGGAATTAAGGTTCATGCCTGGATTCCCCAGTTCCATGACCAGCAGGCCTTCCTGGCTCACGATGAATGGCAGATGCAGGCGCTGGTGGACGGGGTTCAGACTCCGTTTACAGGCTCTAACGGCAACGAATATTTCGTCAATCCAATTCATCATGAAGTGCAGCAGTATGAGCGTTCCATCATTCAGGAAGTGATTGAGAATTATGATGTGGACGGGGTTGTGTTGGACTGGATCCGCTTCGACAATTACAACATGGACGTTAGTGATTACACGGTTGCGAAGTATCAGGCGGAGTTCGGGTATTCGCCGCTCAGCATTGACTTTGATACGGATTCGCCGCAGCGTCAGCAGTGGAACGAATGGAGAACGGAACAAATTGGACAGTATGTAGGCGATATCCGTGAGGATATTGCTGCATCCCCGAATCCGGATGTGCAGCTTGGTGTGTATATTTTGCCGCCGGAATTTACAGAGGTTGGACAGAATGTAGCCAAGTTCAAGGACGAGATCGACTTTGTCGCACCGATGGCGTACTTCGATGACTGGGAGTTCAACAGTGATTGGGTATACAGCACTTCCTACGGCATCCTGAAGGATACGAGCGACCGGATCAGCGGCAGTGCTGCGGACATCGTAGCCACCTTGGATAATGACTGGACCGATGATCAATATCAGGAGGTCTACAAAGGCATCCGCGAGAATTATCCGGACGTGAAGCGCCTGGCGTTCTTTGCCTACGGGGCCTGGCCGGAAGATGAGCTGGCGAACATCCATGAACGTGAGACCTGGCCGACACCAGGCTGGACGGCTCCGGTAGAGCAAGACTATCCGGCCCAGCTGCCCGCTGTGTGGAAGGCGCGGAATATCGGTTCCATGCCGGGGAACGCCACCTACAATGCTTCCAATAAGCAATTTACACTCAGCAGCAGCTCGACGGATATTTGGGGGAATGCGGATCAGCTGAATTATATATACCAGCCCGTGAGCGGCAATGCGGAGATTGTTGTTAAGGTGCAGTCCACCAGCTGGCTGGACGGCTGGGCCAAGGCTGGCATTATGATCCGGGAGTCCCTGGTCCATAATTCGAAGCACGCGGATATGATGCTTACCCCCGGGAATGGGGCGACCTTCCAGTATCGTGCTGAAACCGCAGGCGATATGACCGACCATACGGCGGCCGCCTCGGCTCCGAAATGGCTGAAGCTGACCAGAACCGGAAATACGTTCAAAGGGTCGATTTCGGCAAGCGGGAGCAGCTGGCAGACGGTCGGAACGGTTCAGATCCCCATGAAACGTAAGGTGTATATCGGCATAGCGCTCAGCAATCCGGGGAATGATTCGCGGGGCAAGGCCGTGTTTGGAAATGTGAAGGTTACGGACTAA